From the genome of Bactrocera oleae isolate idBacOlea1 chromosome 2, idBacOlea1, whole genome shotgun sequence, one region includes:
- the LOC106615977 gene encoding organic cation transporter protein, with protein MDFDQILTRCGDFSRYQFLLLTLFGVINFIVSLHYFTQTVISFVPDHWCYHEKLVNKSFDEIAEIYAKFPNPSCTRLLDIDGANVTVSPESCTRWIYKYDYGYRSMNTELNWVCDSAYKARIGQSLFFIGSVVGTLFYGLLSDKIGRLPALILSNFSGFIGDFSTIFSQSVTTFSLCRFISGMAADTNFYLMYIIVLEYIRPSMRTLGLNLAVGVFYTIGLVFTPWLAVLVGHWQLYLACTSLPILSVVLYYFVVQESAQWLVTRNDVDGAIKRLKRVARFNKRKVTPSEFEEFRKHCEKQRQKMGGDEQVHSTLLDMFKTPRMRKHTLILFFKSMVITLCYDAVSRNVEGMGISPFVMFSLSAIAVLPSSIIVILLQDRIGRKGMAAGSLLVGGLFTSLAGVAIAYQQHNHNAVLLACLTIAARFGVAISYESGSQYATELIPTCVRGQGVAAVHVAGFAASFLAPYILWLGTFFKAAPSIILGALFFTGSFVCLLLPETLNRTLPKTVEEGEIFGKGERMFDFPCLSKKGKHSCDSEEEAYERKQSLTDFDRGNESADENLNSAA; from the exons ATGGATTTTGATCAGATTCTCACGAGATGCGGCGATTTCAGTCGCTATCAGTTTCTGTTGTTGACATTGTTCGGTGTAATCAACTTCATTGTCTCACTACATTATTTTACCCAAACTGTGATAAGTTTTGTGCCCGATCATTGGTGCTACCATGAAAAATTAGTGAATAAGTCATTCGATGAGATTGCGGAGATCTATGCGAAGTTTCCGAATCCATCTTGTACGCGCCTGCTCGACATTGACGGTGCGAATGTAACGGTGAGTCCGGAGAGTTGTACGCGTTGGATCTATAAATACGATTATGGCTATCGGAGCATGAACACAGAG CTAAACTGGGTCTGTGATTCGGCGTACAAAGCACGCATCGGACAGTCGTTATTCTTTATAGGTTCCGTTGTTGGAACCCTCTTTTATGGACTGCTTTCAGATAAGATTGGTCGCTTGCCTGCTCTCATACTTTCGAATTTTTCGGGTTTTATTGGGGACTTTTCGACAATATTCTCTCAAAGCGTTACTACGTTTTCACTCTGTCGTTTCATATCCGGCATGGCGGCAGATACGAATTTTTACCTTATGTATATTATTG TGCTTGAATACATCCGTCCATCGATGCGTACACTTGGTCTAAATTTGGCTGTCGGTGTATTCTATACAATTGGCCTAGTCTTCACACCATGGTTGGCTGTACTTGTTGGGCATTGGCAACTTTATTTGGCCTGTACTTCACTGCCAATACTCTCCGTTgttctttattattttgtagTGCAGGAGAGCGCTCAATGGTTGGTCACAAGAAATGATGTAGACGGTGCTATAAAGCGTTTGAAACGAGTTGCACGATTTAACAAACGTAAAGTGACTCCATCAGAATTTGAAGAATTTCGAAAACATTGCGAAAAACAACGTCAAAAGATGGGCGGCGATGAGCAGGTGCACTCAACATTGCTGGATATGTTTAAAACGCCACGCATGCGCAAGCATACACTTATATTGTTTTTCAAATC CATGGTCATTACACTCTGTTACGATGCGGTCTCGCGAAATGTCGAGGGTATGGGCATCTCGCCATTCGTTATGTTCTCCTTGAGCGCCATTGCCGTGCTGCCATCGAGCATAATCGTGATCTTGCTACAAGATCGCATTGGACGCAAGGGCATGGCGGCCGGCTCGCTACTTGTCGGTGGTTTATTTACCTCGTTGGCAGGCGTAGCGATCGCCTATCAACAGCACAATCACAATGCCGTGCTTCTGGCATGCTTAACCATAGCGGCGCGTTTCGGTGTGGCGATTTCATATGAATCCGGATCACAATATGCCACCGAGTTGATACCAACATGTGTGCGCGGCCAAGGTGTGGCAGCGGTACACGTAGCTGGTTTTGCAGCATCGTTTTTGGCGCCCTACATTTTGTGGTTGGGCACATTCTTCAAGGCAGCGCCATCGATCATTTTGGGTGCGCTCTTTTTTACGGGTTCCTTTGTGTGTTTACTACTTCCCGAAACGCTTAACAG AACACTTCCAAAAACCGTCGAAGAGGGTGAAATTTTCGGCAAAGGCGAACGTATGTTTGATTTCCCTTGTCTTTCGAAGAAAGGCAAACATTCATGTGACTCTGAAGAGGAAGCCTACGAGCGTAAGCAATCGTTAACTGATTTCGATCGTGGCAATGAATCAGCCGATGAGAATCTCAACAGCGCGGCGTAA